A portion of the Algisphaera agarilytica genome contains these proteins:
- a CDS encoding 5-(carboxyamino)imidazole ribonucleotide synthase: MATPIPQGSTLGMLGGGQLGRMFADAAHALGYRVHVYCPEDNCPAAQAADEHTNAPYDDLDAVSRFAESVAVVTYEFENVPAATAAACAAHAPVRPGENVLRVAQDRIREKTTLREHGIPVGPFAPVKSEIDLHQAMQAIGLPGVLKTSGGGYDGKGQRILRSIADATYAWEDLGRVPCVYEAMIDFEQEVSIVAARSVDGGVQCFGPIANTHRNHILDVSVVPSGAPEKVEEQAVAIATQVMNGLDVVGVLCVEFFQTRDGRMLVNELAPRPHNSGHLTIEAFNASQFEQQVRTICGLPVAPLERKSPAAMANLLGDLWPAEGGDPDWSAIDGEHMHLHLYGKAAARPGRKMGHLTALARTPHEAIRDAVEARTRLAPRNPLSPD; this comes from the coding sequence ATGGCCACCCCCATCCCCCAAGGTTCCACGCTCGGCATGCTCGGCGGCGGGCAGCTCGGACGCATGTTTGCCGACGCCGCCCACGCCCTGGGCTACCGCGTCCACGTGTACTGCCCGGAGGACAACTGCCCCGCCGCGCAGGCCGCCGACGAACACACCAACGCTCCGTACGACGACCTCGACGCGGTGAGCCGGTTCGCCGAATCGGTGGCGGTGGTGACCTACGAGTTCGAGAACGTCCCCGCCGCGACCGCCGCGGCCTGTGCCGCCCACGCTCCGGTCCGCCCCGGCGAGAACGTGCTGCGTGTCGCCCAGGACCGCATCCGCGAAAAAACAACGCTGCGCGAGCACGGCATCCCCGTCGGGCCGTTCGCCCCGGTGAAGTCCGAGATCGATCTGCACCAGGCGATGCAGGCCATCGGCCTGCCCGGCGTGCTCAAAACCTCCGGCGGCGGGTACGACGGCAAGGGCCAACGCATCCTGCGCAGCATCGCCGACGCGACCTACGCCTGGGAAGACCTAGGCCGGGTGCCGTGCGTTTACGAAGCGATGATCGACTTCGAACAGGAGGTCAGTATCGTGGCGGCCCGCTCGGTCGATGGCGGTGTCCAGTGCTTCGGCCCGATCGCCAACACCCACCGCAACCACATCCTGGATGTGTCGGTTGTGCCGTCGGGTGCCCCCGAAAAAGTCGAAGAACAGGCCGTCGCCATTGCGACCCAAGTGATGAACGGCCTCGATGTCGTCGGCGTGTTGTGCGTCGAGTTCTTCCAGACGCGCGACGGCCGCATGCTCGTCAACGAACTCGCCCCCCGCCCGCACAACTCCGGCCACCTCACCATCGAAGCCTTCAACGCCAGCCAGTTCGAGCAGCAAGTCCGCACCATCTGCGGCCTGCCCGTCGCGCCGCTGGAGCGCAAGAGCCCCGCAGCGATGGCGAACCTGCTCGGCGACCTCTGGCCGGCCGAGGGGGGAGACCCGGACTGGTCGGCCATCGACGGCGAACACATGCACCTACACCTCTACGGCAAAGCCGCAGCACGACCGGGTCGAAAGATGGGCCACCTCACCGCCCTCGCCCGCACCCCCCACGAAGCGATCCGCGACGCGGTCGAAGCGCGGACGCGTCTGGCGCCCCGTAACCCGCTGTCCCCGGATTGA
- a CDS encoding class I SAM-dependent methyltransferase, which yields MPDSRKQYWDDRAARLGTRAVLHIKHPPEAIDEVTHKHFYEVFDRVDPLLTGQEVTALDFGCGAGRLTPLLTQRVSGRVLGVDPTRELIDLAQGSGRVKFTHLTDHTLPTPDFSIDLLFVFGVLGGIPDDELPATLGELNRVLRPDGILVLIENTTDAPDAPHWFFRSVEDHLTMFPEIDLEHLGGYEEFGETMSIFAGRPHPPAGLVATPTPEDPAP from the coding sequence TTGCCCGACTCACGAAAGCAATACTGGGACGACCGCGCTGCCCGCCTGGGCACGCGAGCGGTCTTGCATATCAAGCACCCGCCCGAGGCGATCGACGAAGTCACCCACAAACACTTCTACGAGGTGTTCGACCGCGTCGATCCGCTGCTAACCGGCCAAGAGGTCACGGCCCTGGACTTCGGTTGCGGGGCCGGTCGGCTGACGCCGCTGCTCACCCAGCGTGTGTCCGGCCGTGTGCTGGGCGTCGATCCGACCCGCGAACTGATCGATCTCGCTCAGGGCTCGGGCCGGGTGAAGTTTACTCACCTCACCGACCACACCCTGCCGACGCCCGACTTCAGCATCGACCTCCTGTTCGTCTTCGGCGTGCTCGGCGGCATCCCCGACGACGAGCTCCCCGCCACCCTCGGCGAACTCAACCGCGTGCTCCGGCCCGATGGGATTCTGGTGCTGATCGAAAACACGACCGACGCACCCGATGCGCCGCACTGGTTCTTCCGCAGCGTCGAAGATCACCTGACCATGTTCCCCGAGATCGATCTCGAGCACCTCGGCGGCTACGAAGAGTTCGGCGAAACGATGTCGATCTTCGCGGGCCGTCCCCATCCGCCCGCCGGCCTCGTAGCGACGCCCACCCCCGAGGACCCGGCCCCATGA
- a CDS encoding class I SAM-dependent methyltransferase: MTAPGIGDREYFEHWYADRDASFYAPILAHVLRHSTPGPVLDLGAGTGLLVELAQQWGLDCRGYEGSPDAVAIGHRRVPALPLAQHTLGEPLPEADASVQSIVMNQVIEHLEVERGRAALADALRVLRPGGMIYIASPCRHNPAERGRDATDQHLYVPSELRGALEAVGFERVVSMDAPMKWPGCHLLWNLFNRPDRLCATATCRGYKPA, from the coding sequence ATGACCGCGCCGGGCATCGGCGATCGCGAATACTTCGAGCATTGGTACGCCGACCGCGACGCGTCGTTCTACGCCCCGATCCTGGCCCATGTCCTTAGACACAGCACGCCCGGCCCGGTCCTGGACCTGGGGGCAGGCACCGGCCTGCTCGTTGAACTCGCGCAGCAGTGGGGCCTGGACTGCCGCGGCTACGAAGGCTCGCCCGACGCGGTGGCGATCGGTCACCGCCGTGTGCCCGCGCTGCCGCTGGCCCAACACACGCTCGGGGAACCGCTTCCCGAAGCCGACGCCTCGGTGCAGTCGATCGTGATGAACCAGGTCATCGAACACCTCGAAGTGGAGCGTGGCCGGGCCGCGCTCGCCGACGCCCTGCGCGTCCTCCGGCCCGGCGGCATGATCTACATCGCCTCGCCCTGCCGGCACAACCCCGCCGAGCGCGGGCGGGACGCGACGGATCAACACCTCTACGTTCCCAGTGAACTGCGAGGCGCTTTGGAAGCCGTTGGTTTTGAGCGGGTGGTTTCGATGGATGCGCCGATGAAGTGGCCGGGCTGCCATCTGCTTTGGAATCTGTTCAACCGCCCCGATCGGCTTTGTGCGACCGCCACGTGCCGGGGATACAAACCCGCGTGA
- a CDS encoding class I SAM-dependent methyltransferase has translation MSAVARRFLRYLFREARVRNALVMAIHDECLAAAAAELAGRKKLIDIGCGVMPHRPVFEQYVEQYLGLDIPDTAYDASQVDLFGSATEIPAEDGSFDALLSTSNLEHVEEPAAALREWARVLEPGGAAVVSVPMFWHLHDEPRDFYRFTKFGLEHLFTQAGFTLDRIEPIGTFWTTAATMASYHVFKFHRGPMRWLKLTHLLAGSFQVAGMLLEKLDRSEKWACLYLVVAHKNKEA, from the coding sequence GTGAGCGCTGTCGCCCGACGATTCCTGAGATACCTCTTCCGCGAAGCGCGGGTGCGCAACGCGCTGGTCATGGCGATCCACGACGAATGCTTGGCCGCCGCCGCAGCAGAGTTGGCGGGTCGGAAGAAACTCATCGACATCGGCTGCGGCGTGATGCCGCATCGGCCGGTGTTTGAGCAATACGTTGAGCAGTACCTCGGCTTGGACATCCCCGACACAGCCTACGACGCGTCGCAGGTTGATCTCTTCGGCAGCGCGACCGAGATTCCGGCCGAAGACGGCAGCTTCGATGCGCTGCTGTCCACGTCCAACCTCGAACACGTCGAAGAACCCGCCGCGGCGCTGCGTGAATGGGCCCGCGTGCTCGAACCCGGCGGGGCGGCGGTCGTGAGCGTGCCGATGTTCTGGCACCTGCACGACGAGCCGCGCGACTTCTACCGCTTCACGAAGTTCGGGCTCGAACATCTGTTCACCCAGGCGGGCTTCACCCTCGACCGCATCGAGCCGATCGGCACGTTCTGGACCACCGCAGCGACCATGGCGTCGTACCACGTCTTCAAGTTCCACCGCGGCCCGATGCGCTGGCTGAAGCTGACGCACCTTTTGGCCGGCAGTTTTCAGGTGGCGGGGATGCTGCTCGAAAAGCTCGACCGTTCGGAGAAGTGGGCGTGCCTGTACCTCGTCGTGGCTCACAAAAACAAGGAGGCCTGA
- a CDS encoding class I SAM-dependent methyltransferase: MSVPISYWSRQSPKFGLRDLLNDKVYIDPSSELTDPRWGTTLSLIREELRGDESKALDFYCGAGRFTQDLAQLVDGDVLGVDTSLPLIHEATPSSGVRFIHIPDGRVPTPPRSMDLVLANHALGGLRGRLLDRAVGEIVRVLKSDGLLVLIENTADLPDTRQHVYRDVETYREMFPQMQWKRDAVHLENKSEGVEDAHRMSVLMGRMMGDDAG; this comes from the coding sequence ATGAGCGTCCCGATCTCCTATTGGAGTAGACAATCCCCGAAGTTCGGCCTGCGCGATCTGCTCAACGACAAGGTCTACATCGACCCCTCGTCCGAGCTGACCGACCCGCGCTGGGGCACGACCCTCTCGCTCATCCGCGAAGAGTTGCGCGGCGATGAATCCAAGGCCCTGGACTTCTATTGCGGGGCGGGACGATTCACCCAGGACCTTGCTCAACTGGTCGACGGCGACGTGCTGGGAGTGGACACCAGCCTGCCCCTGATCCACGAGGCCACGCCTTCCTCCGGGGTCCGCTTCATCCACATCCCCGACGGCCGAGTGCCCACTCCGCCGCGCAGCATGGACCTCGTCCTGGCCAATCACGCCCTGGGCGGCCTGCGCGGGCGTCTGCTCGACCGCGCCGTCGGCGAGATCGTCCGGGTGCTCAAGTCCGACGGCCTCTTGGTATTGATCGAAAACACCGCCGACCTGCCCGATACCCGCCAGCACGTTTACCGCGATGTTGAAACGTACCGGGAGATGTTTCCGCAGATGCAGTGGAAACGCGACGCGGTCCACCTCGAGAACAAATCGGAGGGCGTCGAGGATGCCCATCGGATGTCGGTGCTCATGGGCCGTATGATGGGGGACGACGCGGGCTGA
- a CDS encoding glycosyltransferase family 4 protein: MAKVLQLYNIFGAATERTMLEVPLALAQRGHDMTFAAETIADDAPEVTQRVLGLERIHVEPAEDIGAQMRAIAEQPPAIDESFDLVHGHFGPRALHAARYLHRGVPTLITTYGYDVSRLLRDPCWAERYRWMGERGATFVALSESMAQTLRACAVPVDRVEVIPLGIELPRWVYEPQPCNATFLFVGRFVDKKAPDDAIQAMATIRGRGVKATLKLIGSGDPVEEQRLRELVESLGLASAVEFVGRVPYDALAEAMRHATALVTPSRVAEDGDAEGCPMVLMQAQAVGTPVITTRHSGNPEALPSEAQRFVVEERDATALADAMNAKLNFKPDERAQLQQAGRRWIESRFDISQTVERYDALYRRLVDP, encoded by the coding sequence ATGGCGAAGGTGTTGCAGCTCTACAACATCTTCGGGGCGGCGACCGAACGCACGATGCTCGAAGTGCCCTTGGCGTTAGCGCAGCGGGGGCACGACATGACGTTTGCCGCAGAGACGATTGCTGACGATGCGCCCGAGGTGACGCAGCGGGTGTTGGGGCTGGAGCGCATCCACGTCGAGCCGGCCGAGGACATCGGTGCGCAGATGCGGGCGATCGCGGAGCAACCGCCGGCGATCGATGAATCTTTCGACTTGGTCCACGGCCACTTCGGCCCGCGTGCGCTCCACGCTGCGCGTTACCTCCACCGTGGTGTGCCCACCTTGATCACAACTTATGGGTACGACGTTTCGCGTCTGCTGCGCGACCCGTGTTGGGCCGAGCGTTATCGCTGGATGGGTGAACGGGGGGCAACGTTTGTGGCGCTTTCCGAATCGATGGCGCAGACGCTGCGGGCGTGCGCCGTGCCCGTTGATCGAGTGGAGGTCATCCCGCTGGGCATCGAGTTGCCGCGCTGGGTCTATGAGCCTCAACCGTGTAACGCGACCTTTCTTTTTGTGGGCCGATTCGTTGACAAGAAAGCACCCGACGACGCGATCCAGGCGATGGCGACAATCCGTGGCCGAGGGGTAAAGGCGACACTCAAATTGATCGGTTCCGGCGATCCGGTCGAGGAGCAAAGGCTTCGGGAGTTGGTGGAATCGTTGGGTTTGGCGTCGGCGGTGGAATTCGTGGGCCGAGTTCCGTACGACGCGCTTGCGGAGGCGATGCGTCACGCGACGGCGTTGGTCACGCCCAGCCGTGTGGCCGAAGACGGGGACGCGGAAGGGTGTCCGATGGTTCTGATGCAGGCCCAAGCGGTGGGGACGCCGGTGATCACGACCCGTCACTCGGGCAACCCCGAGGCATTGCCGTCCGAGGCGCAGCGGTTCGTGGTTGAAGAACGCGACGCCACCGCGCTAGCAGATGCGATGAACGCGAAGCTCAACTTCAAACCTGACGAGCGAGCCCAACTTCAACAAGCGGGGCGGCGGTGGATCGAATCGCGTTTCGATATCTCGCAAACGGTCGAGCGATACGACGCGCTGTATCGGCGGCTCGTCGATCCGTGA